The DNA segment TCAGGTCTTCTCCGACTCTTTTCTTAACCCTCTTCCAGGACAGGTCCATGACATCGTTAAAGAAGCGCTGGCTTACGTCCTTAGGCCAGAGTATTCGCTTCATACCACCTGTCTGCGCCTCTCGCCAGGCTTCATCAAGCTCCCGCCGTTTGAGCGGGATCAATTGACGCTCTGTCTCTTCCGCGGCATCCACCAGCACCTTCTGCAGGTCTGCGGGCAGGCTATTAAATTTACGGAGGTTCATGGCAAGAATTGTATTCCCCGCGGGAAAGAAGGCGGGGCCCACCCAGTACTTGAGCACTTCGTAAAGCTTGAATGCTACGACAGTTGCCATCGGTGCCGGCCTCGATTGAATCAGGCCTTGTTGAAGGGCCGTGTAGACCTCTGTGTTCGAAACCCTCACTTTTACGCCTCCCACAAGATCTATAATCGGTTCGTAAATTCCGGAGGTCCGGAATCCCAGGCCCTTGAGGTCCGCTGGCTTCTCTGCCTTTCGGGTCGTGACTATGGCAAAAGGAGAGCCAAAGTGCATCCGTCCGAGATAGCGAAAGCCCTTTTTTTCAAACTCACCCACGACGAGGTCGTAGAATCCGCTCTTCCTCTCCTCGAGGGGATTGAGAAGGGAAAGATGAGCTGCATTGTATGCAGGAACGTGTAGCACATAGGCCCAGGCTACGCTGAGATCCAGCACGCCTCTCTTGACAGCGGCTGGCTGCTCCTTCGAACCGGTTACCTCCGGTCCGCCCACCCAGTCAATTTTCAGCCGACCTTTGGATTTTTCCTCCACGACCTTCTGGAAGATCGGCACGCCCGATACAGTCGTGGAGGTATTGGGGTCATAGGTCGCCAGCCTCAATGTGATTGTTTCTGCCTGTGCAGGAATCGCTATTATAGCGGTAAGCGCCGACGCGACTACAACCGCCAAGCCCAGCAGGAATATCCTCATATTCTTCATTGTGCACTCCCCTTCCGCGCGTTTGGGTCCGCGCTTGCTGATTTACTCGTATGCGGATTAATATCGTGCTCCAACTAGAACACTAAAAAAGACATGCCTATCCTGATCTAGCGAAATTGTCAAGCCCTCGTATTGCGCCGTGTATAATCTAACCCTAAGACCATTCGTTGCGCCATTTGTGATTCTAACCCTCCAAGGGCTCATTATGGAGCTCAAGGAGGGCAACAATGGAAGGGTTCACAATGGCACGACGATCCATGCGGGAGTATTTACGATCCATCTATAAACCGTACCAGCGCGCACCACGGGCGGAGAAGGGGATGATCCTAGAGGAATTCTGCAAGGTTTGCGGCTACAATCGTAAATATGCCATCTGGCTTTTAAACCGGCCCGTGCCGGAAGTAGCCGCACGCAAACGGACTCTATCTCGCTCTCCTACCTACAGTCAGGCGATGGTAAGGATTTTGGCAAAGGTGTGGCAGTCCTCGGGGTATCTGTGCTCCCAACGTCTGAAGGCCGCTCTTGTGCACTGGCTGCCCTGGATAAAGCAACACTTTGAGCTGACCCAATCGATAGAGGCCCAGCTACTGGCCATCAGTGCCCGTCAGATGGATCGGCGCCTGAGGGCAACCAAGCACATCGTGAAACGGCGACTCTATGGCACCACTCGACCCGGATCACTGCTCAAGCAGGTGATCCCCATTAAAACCAATCATTGGGATGTGAACCGGCCAGGCTATCTCGAGATCGACCTGGTGTCACACTCAGGGGCCTCAGCGGTTGGGGAATTTCTCCACACCCTGGACTGCGTCGACATTGCCACCTGCTCGGTGAAGCGCAAGGCGGTCATGGGTAAGAGCGCCTTGGGTATCTTGAATGCGGTCACCGAGATCGAACACCAGCTCCCTTTCCCCCTCAAGGGGATCGACTCCGACAACGGCAGCGAGTTCATCAACAACCACCTTCTTGCCTTCTGTCAACAACGCCCAGCTGGCCGCACTATCCAGTTCACCCGCTCGCGTCCCTACAAAAAGGACGACAATGCCCACATCGAGCAGAAGAACTGGACCCATGTCAGGAAGCTTATGGGCTGGGATCGCTATGACACCGCAAAGGCCCTAGAGGCCGCCAACCAGCTCTATGAGAAGCTTAGGATCTTCCAGAATCTGTTCCAGCCCTCGATGAAGCTGCAATGCAAAATCCGCAAAGGCTCCCGACTCATTCGCCGTTATGACACGCCCCGCACCCCGTTCGAGCGGGTTGTGGAGTCCCGAAAGGGAGATCGCAAAAAGCTGGCAGCACTGGCTCACACGCTTAAGACAACCGACCCCTTCGAGCTCTCCGGCTGCATCGATCAGCAACTGGAGCAACTCTAC comes from the Candidatus Methylomirabilota bacterium genome and includes:
- the dctP gene encoding TRAP transporter substrate-binding protein DctP, with product MKNMRIFLLGLAVVVASALTAIIAIPAQAETITLRLATYDPNTSTTVSGVPIFQKVVEEKSKGRLKIDWVGGPEVTGSKEQPAAVKRGVLDLSVAWAYVLHVPAYNAAHLSLLNPLEERKSGFYDLVVGEFEKKGFRYLGRMHFGSPFAIVTTRKAEKPADLKGLGFRTSGIYEPIIDLVGGVKVRVSNTEVYTALQQGLIQSRPAPMATVVAFKLYEVLKYWVGPAFFPAGNTILAMNLRKFNSLPADLQKVLVDAAEETERQLIPLKRRELDEAWREAQTGGMKRILWPKDVSQRFFNDVMDLSWKRVKKRVGEDLIKKMRPLMVK
- a CDS encoding integrase; translation: MEGFTMARRSMREYLRSIYKPYQRAPRAEKGMILEEFCKVCGYNRKYAIWLLNRPVPEVAARKRTLSRSPTYSQAMVRILAKVWQSSGYLCSQRLKAALVHWLPWIKQHFELTQSIEAQLLAISARQMDRRLRATKHIVKRRLYGTTRPGSLLKQVIPIKTNHWDVNRPGYLEIDLVSHSGASAVGEFLHTLDCVDIATCSVKRKAVMGKSALGILNAVTEIEHQLPFPLKGIDSDNGSEFINNHLLAFCQQRPAGRTIQFTRSRPYKKDDNAHIEQKNWTHVRKLMGWDRYDTAKALEAANQLYEKLRIFQNLFQPSMKLQCKIRKGSRLIRRYDTPRTPFERVVESRKGDRKKLAALAHTLKTTDPFELSGCIDQQLEQLYKLASHADRAPRERPPLKQTPWRDWTFSKKLQRQQQDMKRQMREDFG